The following is a genomic window from Dama dama isolate Ldn47 chromosome 4, ASM3311817v1, whole genome shotgun sequence.
ATAGATGATGGGGGGCGCTCAGTAGAAAAGGGTGACAAGGGCATTCCTGACACCATTCCAGAGAGTATAAGTTGGTACTTCATTTTTGGAGTAATTTggcattttcacatttaaaagaTGGATGCTGTTTGATccagcagttctatttctaggaaTCTTTACTATAGATACACAAACTCAGTCATCTCCTGGGGTCCTCTCCCACCACGAGCTTGGATTCCCAGGAGTGAGtcttttattttgtctattttatttggaAACTTGATTCCAAGGGGACCAATCCCTCAGTCACTCTCTGCCTCTTCATCCTGTGCTCAATGAACTCCTATCCATCCTTTATTTGAACTAAAAATTTCTATTCAAAAATGTTTTCCTGACTCTCCACAGTAAAGTAGGCCACCCTTTACCCATTCTCATTATTTATTCTTAGAGCACAATCAACAGTTGCACATTTATTTATAGGACTTTTTACTTAGCATCTGCACTCCCCACCAGAGCAAAGGCTTTGACTATTCTGTTCCAGGGCCTGACCCAGGGCTAACTCATGAAAACACTGGACTGGGCACTTTGTCCTGAAACCTTATCTGGGTTCACCTAGGGGCTTGCTGGAAACCCGCTGTGCCCTGCAGCTCTTGCAGAGACTTGTCCAGAAGGCCCCATATGCAGGCAGCAACATCTGAGAGCCAGTCACTGGCATCCTGGaacctcaggagacaggtgagaagGAGTGGGTCACACAGCAAAAGCCATTCGCTGTGCTGTCGCCGAGACAACTTGTGACCCTGGCAGGGACAAAGGAAACTTGTGGATGCCAGGATCAGGCTGGGCTCCGAGCCCCAACCCAAATGCCTTCCTGGATCCCACTAGGGATCGGTGACTGCATGTCAGCCTCTGGCACCATGAACCTCTGGCTGGACCTTCTTTGCCCAAACATAGCACATTGCAGATTTCCTGGCTGACTCCTCCACTTAACCATGTACTCCTTCCAGGTGGGGCCAGGAGTCTGCTTTTATCCCCAGAGGCTatcctggggttgggggggccACATATGGCGAGGAAAGGGGCCGGTGGCAGGGGCCCCATTACCCCAGCCCACTGCCCACCTTGAGATGTTTGCAGCTCAATGCCAGGACAGAGGCAATCATtttgtaacatttaaaaatatcgaACCACTATGTTGTGCACCTGGAACTTATGTAGCACTATAGGTCAATTATGTAACTAAAAGTACAATAAAATTTTGGAGAGAAGGTGAGAAGAGGTGGAGGCATTAAATCTCCATctcttagaacatttttattttatttttggccacgccatgtggcttgcaggatcctaTTTCCcccatcagggactgaacccgggcccttggcagtgacagcgcagagtcccaaccactagacagccagagaattccctcataacatttataaattttaaaattgtgtttttctcctctttttattGTATCTATCTGAGGTGGCTGATGTTAATTAAACCTAGTACCGTAATCATTTCCCAGTATAGGTAAATCAAACCATCacgctgtacaccttaaacttatagaATGATGCATGTCAATTCttcctcaataaaactgaaaacaaacaaaaaaacccccaaaatgtCAGGACAGCTCCTTGACACTTGAGAGACCCACATCTCTGGGTAATGATATGGCTTTTGAAGCCTGTGATGGAGTCTTCTGCTGCATCCCCAGCTCAGTTTACTTGCTAGAACCATAAGCATCAAAGTCAAAGATGTAAGTTATTAAGCCATGTGACCCTAGCCTAAGTCATCAATaaattctgcattttaaataCCTTCTTCTACTGTGAGAAGGGGCAGATGGAAGCTTTATAGGGCCCGAAGTTTCTACAGCTAGACAGGTCCTTAACTGAGGCATCCTGAAGTTTCGGCTTCAAGGTCAGTATCCATCTGCTCCCTGcgaggaaagaaatggaaagtgcCAGATTGCCCTTGACCTGCCTGCTTTGCAGTGAGGACGTGGGTCTACAATCCAGGTCCCACCAGGCTGAGAAGGGGAAGCCAGCAACCTCCAGAATCCCTCCTGGTGACTGACGGCCTCAGCGAGAgcagctccctccctcccagcgGGAATAGGCTTAGGTGTTCTGGTGGCAACTGTCAGTCCGCAGACCAGCTCTGTATTCCGGTGTAACGGGTATTCTATTTGTGTGGACTCCAATctgctcccctgtccttcccagAGGTTCTGTGACCCTTCTCCctcattttcaacattttttgagCACTTGTTGGCTTTTATTTCCTGAATTCAAGACTAGCTCTTACATATCCTCCCCTTTCGCCTACCCCCCACCtccatttttaaaatccagccTCTGTTTCATAAGACCCTCTGCTGGTGGAGCCAGGGTGCTGTAGCTTGCAGCTAGGAACTGTATTTTGTTCtcctccagggcctggcacagaagGACCACAGGAGGACAGCCACCCTAGAGCCTTTTTCCTTCCAAGCTCCTGGCAAGCTTTATCTAGGTACACCCACCCCGTGACTTGCCCCCCAGGCACTGATCTTGCTGCCAGCCTCTTGCTCTGCCACACGCTCTGTCTGGCCTGCTGCCCGAGCCTGCCAGCCTTCCTTCCCTCCACTTTGTCTGCTCACTGCCTCCCTCCAGGCTTATCCAGGAAGCTCCCTAGATTCTGCACTTTGAACCCTGAGCTTACCACTTCCCACATCTCACCTCGCAGCTGCGGTCCTAGCTACGGCCGACTGCTGAGCCCTTGGGCAGACAGGATGGGAAAATCTGACCCTTCTTGGTCAAGGAGACAGGTCTCTGCAGGCCTGATGCACCCTCTCCACCCCACTATGGTCCCAGAGCaaacctccctctctctcttcatctTCCTTTCATCCTGTAGCTTTGGACAAGTCTCTTCACTTTTGCATTTTGCTTCTCCAACTTTACAGGCCATAAACTCTAATTTGTATCACAggttaaatatgtttatttccgTAACTAGGAACTTTCCCATCAGGACAAATCAAAGGTTCACCTTACTTAGGCAGGTGATGGGGTCGTGTGGGCTCCTGGGAGATTGGGTCAGAGAGAGACTAAGGGGAGACCCCAAGATAGAGACTTGGCTGATTTCTTGCTGAAGATACAGATGAATATAAAAGCATTGGCTTTGGTGGCACGTGGTGCCAGAGGATTTGGGGGAACAGAGTCTGGGGGGGGGGTGCCATGGAGGGGGAGATGTACTGACTTCAGGGGCCAGCTGGCCACAGTACCCCTCCAGTCCCAGGTAGGGCTGGGCCAGCCTTCTCAGCTGCAGGATGAGGCATCCTGAAGGGgactgagaaggaaagaaagtgctGCAGAAGGAGCCAAGTCGTCACAGAGTCTGGGGCGTGTGCCGTGGAGGGGGAGATGTACTGACTTCCGGGGCCAGCTGGCCACATTATCCCTCCAGTCCCAGGTAGGGCTGGACCAACCTTCTCAGCTGCAGGATGACGCATTCTGAGGGAgactgagaaggaaagaaagtgctGGAGAAGGAGCCAAGTCATCTGAACTTATTCcctgtgcccagaagtgggggaACCAGTCTGCTTTCTATGAAGAGTGTTCCTGTGGGTAATTCAGCTCCTACGTGCTGTTgattagtcacttcagtcatgtctgattccttgcccccatggactgcagcccaccaggctcctctgtccataggattctccaggcaagaatggtggagtgggttgccatgccctcctccaggggatcttcctgggtctcctgcactgcaggcagattctttactgctgagccaccgggggaaACCATTCAGCTCCTAAAGAGGACTCGAAAGAAAGAGAAGTGGGCAGAAAGAAACTAGTTTGGGAACTTGGTCCTGGCCTGCTACAGGTGGGACCTCCCAAACTCTGCGCCACCGCATACCCAGCCCCTTTGGCACCACGCGTGGGTCTCCTGGCCCTGGTGACTGCCAGCCCCAGCTGGGGGCCTCTGCTACGGCCCGGGGTGCTCGGCAGTGGACGAGGCCCAGCTGAAGCTGCTCGGGCCGCGCGGCAGCACCAGGTCCAGGCTGAGGTCGCGCTGCTCGTCCTCGGAGAACACTGGCCGGTAGCCCAGCAGCTGCAACGCGCCAGCACACAGCTCCTGCACACGGCGGATCTTGGCGAAGGGCAGGGCGTGGCGCCAAGCCTGCGAGACGTTCAGCGCGTCCCTCGACGTGGTCTTGAAGGCCTCGCGGCGCGCGCCGGGCCCGACGCCGTGCGTGATGTTGTGGATCCAGGCCTCGAGCTGCGGCGTGAGGCTCAGGCCCGCGAAGGCGTACAGCTCTCGGATCTCCGGCAGCGGCGCCCGCGCCAGGTCCTCGAAGCGCACGAGGCGGTAGCGGCCGCGCAGGGCCGGCGGCGGCTTGCGCGTGGCCGCCTCGGCGATGCGCACGTGGCTGCGGCACACCTCCCGCACCACGCGCAGCTCCGGGTCGGCCTCCACCCACTTGCCGTTGGTGCCCAGCACGATGCCGTTGTCGCGCGCCAGCGCCTTGGCCGTCTGCTCGCGCGAGCGCAGCACGGCGCGCGGGTCGCGCACCAGGTGCACGATGCGCAGGCGGAGCGCGGGGTCGCTGAGCAGCGGGTAGAGCACCTCCAGGTTGAAGAAGCGCACCTCCTTGAGCACCACGTGGCTGTAGGAGCGGCAGGCCTCCTGCGCCAGGCCGAAGGGCCGCCGCGCGCACAACGGCTTGCACACCGCCTCGCTGCTGATGGCGCCGCGCGGGAAGGCGCTGCAGGCGGGCGGCGAGCACAGCGCCCGGCTCTCCGCCCACTGGAAGAGGTCTGACAGGTTGCGCCTCCATGGCAGGTAGGCGTCGAACACGTCCATGTCGCAGAGGAAGACGGAACGCACCAGGTCGCGTACCGCCATGTGGAGCGCCAGGGCGCTGCCCTGCGACAGGGCGGCCCACACGTGCCACGCGGGCTCCATGAGGTAGAAGACGTCGGGGTGCTGACTGAAGAGCTGGCCCACGAAGGACGAGCCTGAGCGCCACGAGGACAGCACCAGCACGTGCACGCGCTCCTCGCCGCTCGCCGGGGGCGGCAGTCTGGGCCGGGAGACCAAGAAGAGCAGGAGGCCGGTCTGCGCTAGCAGGAGCGCGGTCACCGCCGTGCTGGAGACGCGCCGCAGCCACATGCCGCCGGCCGCAGACCTGCAGACGGAGCGGGCAGTAGCCGTCGGGGACCAGGGGCCGCTCGCCCATCCCACATCCCGTCTGGGGATGCGGGGGAGCAGCCCTGGAACTTGCCCACCGCCCCCAGAGAGACCATCCCACTGGGGACCTCCCAAGTCAGGAGCGCGACTTGAAGGCATGAGCAGTCTTCGCAGAGCCAAAGGCCAGTTGCACAAGACTATGGGCAATGATTTTCcatttgtctctctttctgtcctgcagcccttttctttctccaggggcaaCATATATGTAAAACGGAAGTCCTGCTTTTTGCTTAAAATTCTTATAGGGGAGCAATTTTAGGTTGTTTACCTAAATAGCTTGCTGGGTGATTTAGCAGAGCCTTCCCAACTCAGCCACTTCCTAGCCTGTGATCTCGGAGCAAACACTTCGTTGCTCTGTGACTCAGTTCACCCATCTGTAAAAGGGGATTCATTGTGGTCCTGGAGTACCGGGATGAGCCCCGGGGGCTGGGGCATGTAGTAACTCTCATCACCAAAAACTTGCACTTTCTGCGTAGTGTGCTTCTGCattgtttgactttttaaataagcAGATATCActtttgctattaaaaataaatagacaaagaACAGCAAGTGTTGCTCTCACCCACGGAGAGTGAAGTCCTACAGGAAGCACGGATTCCCAAGGGAAGATATCCTTCTGGATTGGTGGGAGTTGGCAGAAGGAACCAGCTAAGGGAGCGGAAGGACGGAGCCAGAGAAGGGGAGAGATGAGGGCAGGCCCCTTTCCATGCCGAGGTTACTTACTGCTGTCCCGGGCTGCTGGGAGGGCTGCCCACCTCGATCACAGATCCATGGGAGAGGCCTGGAGGTTTTTCAGGGCCTGGAAGGCAGGAGAGGGGCTGGGTCAGATGGCCCTGGACGCTGGGAGGGCTCTGTCTTCCCAGACTGACAGAAGTTCCCCTCGGAGTCTAGTTGCCCTTCCCCTGGCTGGAGCTGGGCAGGGACAAGCAGCTGGCTGGATACATTTTCCCAGATGGACGTGAAATGAAAGTCTCTCCTGCTGGGTTTGAGTCTCTCTGATGCCACTCAGGAGCTGGGAGACCTGGGACAAACGACTTAAGTTCTCCAAGACTCaagtttcctcctttgtaaaatggggatgataacatTTTCATCTTAAGGTTGTCGAGAGGAATGCTGCTGCAAACACATATGAGGAAAGGGTTTGGTAAAGTGCCACACATGCTCCTTGTTACTGATGTAGTGGTCAGCTGTGTCTGAGAGGAGGCACCATGGGGAGTCTCCGCCCAGAGAAGACCCCTGAGGTCACCTATGCTTGGAATCCCAGCAtctcccaggccccctgcagcccCCGAACACGCCGGAGTCCtttagtggattttttttctttttttttttttagttctaccagtttattgctaccaacccatctccctccaccctcgtccacacatgctcagtcatgtaatcccatggactttagcccgccagactcctctgtccatggatttttccaggcaagaatactggagtgggttgccatttccttctccacctttaGTGGATCTTAAGAATGTCCCGGGGTGCAGAGGGAAGGATAAAGTGGGGGACtgagactgacatatacacatactatatataaaagagatgacTAATAAGGACCTGTTATAGCACAGTACTCTGTGGTGACCCAATAggaacagaatctgaaaaagagtgggtATGGACGGAATCACTGATTCATTTTGCCAtacagcggaaactaacacaacattgtaaactaacTGTACTCCAATACCAACTAATTAAGAAAGACTGCCCCACAGAGGGTCCTCCAGAATGAAAGGGACCCCGAGCCCAGTCCCCACACCCCCAGGTCCCAGAGTTTCCTGCTCTTTGCACTGTTCTTCCTGCAGCCATCTGAAGGATGAGCCGCTCGGGAGGGGAAGGACCTGGaggtttcctctttcctttcccgGCATTTGCTCCCCACCAGGACGCCTTCACTGGCCGTGTCCCCACTGAGGGCAGCTGGCGTCTAGACTGTGAGCACAGAGCCCCCATCAACACCCCCCTTGTCAGGGGCCTGCAGGATGCCCAACAGCTCTTGTTTCCTGCTCAGTACCTCCCTGGGTCCCTGGAAGACCTGGGCAGCAGCCACCCACCTGCTCTGCACACGTTACCCCCTCTCCTCGAGGGTGTGCTTCCCAAGAACGGGGTACAAGAGAGGGAGGAAACTCTGACTCCTCTTTACTGACATAAATTACCTCAAGGGCTAGGTGATTTGGGGCTACCTTggcggcttagtggtaaagaacccacctgctaatgcaagagacgcaggttcaatccctggattgggaagatcccctggagaagggaatggcagcccactccagtattcttgcctgggaaatcccatggacagaggagcctagtgggctacagtccatggggtcacggatacaacttagcaactaagcaagcaTATAGCTAGGCGATTTAACACAACAGCCCCTGAGGTGGGCattatgatctcagtttttttagtttaatttatttattttggctgcatcacTCAGCTTGTGGGCTCCCAacttcttgaccagggatcaaacccagaccctcggcagtgaaagcttggtgtcccaaccactggaccgccagggaattccctatgatctcagttttttagACGAAGGACCCAAGGTTTGGAGAGACAGCAAGGGACCGCAAACCAGGACTTATTTCGAGGTTTCTGGCACTTTCTGATCACAGGCTGCTGGCCTCTCACACGACCCCAATACTTGGGCCCAAACACAGCTGCCGGGGCCCGCCTCACCCTCCCCTGGCAAGGAGGATCTTACCCCCAGGCCGAGATGCTTGTTACCTGCGCTCCAGGGATGCCAGAGGTCTTCTTAAGTGGCTCACACTATACAGGAACTGGTATCTGATCCTCCAGTTGGAACTCCAGGACTAGGAAGCAGATGGGAACATCCTGCCCACGCAGGGTGTCCAGAGAATCCAGGCCCCAGCTGGGAGTTTTCTGAGAAGCCACCTTACATTCAGCATACCACCAACTGGCCCAGGGTTCAAGTGAGGAAGAACATGTCAGGCAGGCACTGGGATGTGTATTTGATCTTCTTGATTGAATTTTATTCTCCCCAAGTCCCTGGAAGGTAAAAATCATCCTGTGTGTTTTAGTTGATGCAATGGGGCTTAGAGACATGAATACACAGCTGGTGAGGGGTAGGGCGGGGTTTGAATCCAAGTGCCAGGCCCCCAGTGTCGGGCTCTGGGTGGCCCCACTCCTAAACCTTTGCCCAATGAAGCTCCCCACTCTGGAAGGCTCATCTGCCTCTCCTATGAATCCTTTGTAATAGTTTGTGGgcacatatttattatttgtctAATTTTTGAAAAGGTGATACAAGGAAGTGGTACAAAATTCTGTGTGTGTGGAGCTTTCTCCTTTTGGGAATCTTCCTACAATGTTGATGGAAATCGTATTACTAAgctggtgcaaccactatggagaagagtatggagatttcccaaaaaactaaaaatacagctaccatatgatccagcaatcccattcttgGGCATATACCTGAAATGACAACTCtaattaaaaagatacatgcaccccaatattcatttgTTGTTGTCGTTAAGCAACCTGAAGgtccataaacagatgaatggataaagaagataaggTACATATATCCAATAGAATATTTCCAAgccttaaaaagaataaaataatgctatctgcagcaacacagatgggcctagagattatcatactaagtcagacagagaaacacaaatactttatgatatcacttatatgcagaatctaaaaaaaaaaaagatacaaatgaacttatttacaaaacagaaatagacttacagacatagaaaacaaacttgtggttaccaaagggaggaGGGGGATAAACTggaaatttgggattaacagatatacactactatatataaaataaataataaggacctactgtatagcacagggaactgtattcaatattttgtaataacctatactgGAGAAGaatcatatgtgtgtatatatatgtgtatgtatgtatttgctatacacctgaaacagtGTTAATaaactatacttaaataaaaataaataataaaagttttaaagtgtataagacctaaaagaaaaaagcatatacATACTAGAAATTCTGTAAATATCctaaaattttatatgaaattcttTATTGTATGTTCATGCACTATATCATTCATTCTGTAAACATTTATTATGTGGCTACTATGTGCAAAGCATGAAAGTAAGTATTGACATGTGGCCACTGCCTTCAGCTTAATTTCTAGCTGAGAAGGTCACCACGAAGCAAGTGATCATTTAACCACAAGCATGGGCagtgtccacggggtcacaaagagctggacgcgactgagcgactgaactgaactgataagaaaTATAATGAAGGGCAAGGACAGTGCTGTGGGAGCCTGCAGCTGAGGGCAAGAAGGAAAGTCTTTCCTTAGCCAAGTGCTTTTTGAATTGGGATCTGATGGCTGAGCAAGGAATAACCGTGGGAAGGGCTGTGTGAGGGagcaggcagagagaagaggtCAGTATGTAGGATGAAGCAGCATCTCTGAAGGCTCCGAGAAGGAGCATTTCATGCTCAAGGGTCAGAGGAAGGCCAGAGAGGCTGTAGGCACAGTATctcacggaaaaaaaaaaaaaaaaagaaaccatccCACTGACCCCAGCCCCATTCGTGGCAGATTTTCTGTTAAAGAAAGCAAAACCTGGTGACTGGTGCTTTCCTGGACGTCTCACAACCAGACACTGCTGACGGCGTCACAGCCCAGGACTTTCAACTGGTTCTTGCCCTGTTCCATGCAGTCTACCCAGAACTGCGCCTTGAATTTCCCCAAACCTcttccattccctcctcctcacTATATACAGAACATCATTAGTGTACAGTTATGATTAGAGAAATAGTTCCTGCCTCCAGGCCTCTGAAACAAACTTAGTTCAGTAAGAAGTACGTGAAGAGGAAagtgtcaggacttccctggtggtccagtggtcaggactcggGGCTTTCCACACCAAGGGccagggttcactccctggtcagggaacttaagatcccgcaagccactaGGCACGGCCAGAAAAAAGGAACGTGTTCTGTAAATACAGTAATTTGGAGGGAAGAAAAGGGACTAAGAAAGAAAAGGGCTCTGTCCTgctttctatgggcttccctggtggctcagacggtaaagaatccgcctgcaatgcaggagacctgggttccatccctgggtggggaagatcccctggaggaaggcatgataacccactccagtattctggcctggagagtctccatggacagaggagcctggtgggctacagtccatggggtcgcaaagctcagacatgactgagctttctataataatagctaatatgaTAGATAGCCCATAGAAAAATGCCAATCAATTTTATCAAAAAGCCTGGAGGGACTTTGTTTTGTATCCCAGGTTAGCAAGATTAGCTTTTCAATAGTAGAGAGCTTAGATCCTGTGTATTCAGGCCACTAAGACACATTGCCCATCACACACTGGAGAACATGGAACtggtcctgcattgacaggtacaGTTTTTTAATGTCTGTCCTTTCAGAAACAGTAGCTGTATACTCACAAATTCAGTGCCTACAAACTATAAGGCAAGGGGTATGTGGGCTCAGtcgctcattaaaaaaaaaaaaaaaaagtacgctTGATGTCACATTTCAGGAGGTAGAGATtgcaaaaatcttatttttttcaaataaaaaataacctaATATTAAGATCAttgaattgctttaaaaaaaaagtgaagaatcCTGTCAGAGTAAGACAGTAAGTGTCATGTCAGGGATTGCCCCAAAGCCTGAGTGAgatgatattaataaatatttgctgaattgatATCAGGCACTCTGTGATCCAAATCAGAAGGGAGTGATTCCCCACTTGTCCTGTATTTCTTTCTGCCGAGCACCTTAACGTTAACGACAGTTTCTAGTCATCCCTGACTAGCTCTTGGTCTGAGACAGAAGGAGTCCCGTTTTATCCGACGTGCCCGTGGGAACACTGAGCCGCAGGGCAgaggaggcttggcagggcaggTGCGGGCCGACAGGCATCTGCCCTCTGGGCCGGACTCACCCGCAGGCCCGCTCTGGCTTCAGCTCTGGCTTCAGCTCCTCCGTCTCCAGCGTCTCCCAGCCCTGCGGTCTAAGGCAGTGAAAGGTAATCCTAGGTACCACCCCCTGGCTCAGATTTCTTTGTTTGGCATCAGCTGCAGGCCATTCTGTTCAGGAATCCCAAAAGCTAAAGAAAAGAGATTTTGGATGAGGCATGTGTGGACCTGAGGCATCAAGGGCCACCCCTGGAGACGAACCAGCTCTGATGGAGCCCAGGGGATCTGTTGGAGAGAAGGCTGACACGGAGGgcaagaaagaggaggaaagatgggaagggagagagaaaagaagaacaagagatgggaaaagcaccgagggaggaaaggggagagagaggagaaagatggATGCCTGTGGTGGTGTGGGAATCATGGAATACCACCTGTGAGGGCTTCCTACGTACCAAGTCTTTCCCACCCGTCTTCCTCTGAAGATCAGATCAGGATTATCTCACAACAATCCTATCAGGTGCGTCTGATGTGCTAccctattttacagaagaggaaactgaggcttagaaaggttCAGGAACTTGCCCACACACAACAGTCAGAATTTGAACTCCAGCTGTCTAACTTTAGAGCACTTCACtacataatgctaagtgaaaaaaaagacaGCAACACAGCAAAACTTTCAGTGTgttaaaaatacatgcatatcaaaggacaccatcaagaaaCTGAAAGGATATCcacagatgggagaaaatatttgcaaatcatataaatAGCAAGGGACTTGTAcccatatataaagagctcttacaatggaacaataataaaaaaaaaaaaaaaccctgattttaaaataagcaacagATTTGAGTGGATATTTCTCTAGAGAAGATGGACACATGGTCTataagtgcatgaaaagatcCTTGATAGCttcagtcattaggaaaatgcaaatcaaaactacattggGATACCACTTCCCATCCTCTAGGTTGGCTGTAATAAAAAGACAGATAATAGCAAGTGTTAGTGAGAATATGGtgaaactggaaccctcatagactgctggtgggaatgtaaaacggGATTGCTGTGGAAAGCAGGTCATCCCTCaagtaaacatagaattaccatgtgatccagcaattctactctaaAATACACAAATCCAAGAGAATCAAAaatatgtctacacaaaaacgTGCTCATgaactttcacagcagcattaatcataatagccccaaagtggaaacatcctaaatgcctatcagttgatgaatggataagcaaaatgtggtgtaCTCATATAACTGAATATCCTCTGGCAATAAGAAGGAATGAAGGACTGATACGTGCTGCAACACGGATGAACCTTCCCGTGATTAATGCACAAGACTGAATATACTGTAAACCAGTGAAATGTACACTTAACACAACTTCAAAGAAtgtgagttatatctcaataaagctgttacttaaacaaacaaaaccacaaattATTTAGTATAGGAAGAAATCCAGAAAGATGCATGCTGAATATTGGTGGTTATTATTCTGTGGCCAGATTACaggtcatttttttcttgttttattactTCATCATTCATTAACAATCAGTTCTGTTTAATCAGTTCAAAGAGGCATGGGTGGAGTTTGCTGACTCAGCTTTTATTGCAGGGAGAGACGCACCCCCAAACCATCTTCCAGCTGACCCGAGTACCTAGGTGGCtagaggggaggggcagaggatgGAAAACCACCTGCCCTTTGTCAAGGGCTCCAACCCCACACTCAGTCTCAGGGCTCTGGGCTGGGGCCGGCGGTGGTGAAGACGTGCTTGGCCCTAAGCCCTGGCCACATCTGCCATTCCCCTGATGGCCCTGGGGAGCAGCCGTGTGGTATCAGCCGGAGGTAGGGCGGCTACAGTCACAGAGTCCAGATGCTGCTGGAGTAACCAGACCTGCCTGCAGGAACCTACTGGGAAGTGAAATCAAGTTAGTCTGGGAAAGGAGCTTCGAGTCTCCTTGGCTCAGAGCCATGCGGCGGGCATTCCAGAGCAGATGAGCAGATACCAACACAGAAGCCCTTTCCCAAGGCTCTGAACTTTGGGGATCCCCAAAGCACATCTTACACAGCACCTAACGTGGCCTAAATCAGTGCACCTGACAGCTGGAGGCCCCCAAGTCTgggactccccctcttctccgaAGTAACACTGGCGGGGAGCGGAGGGGATACGTTTCACCCACTCCTCTCTGGCACCTGCTCCCTGGTGTGGACTGAGCCCTCTCATGCAGGGACAGTCTGGAATATtctctggtttatttttcttatctcttactttgattcatttatttttaaaaagtaaatcatt
Proteins encoded in this region:
- the CHST6 gene encoding carbohydrate sulfotransferase 6; this translates as MWLRRVSSTAVTALLLAQTGLLLFLVSRPRLPPPASGEERVHVLVLSSWRSGSSFVGQLFSQHPDVFYLMEPAWHVWAALSQGSALALHMAVRDLVRSVFLCDMDVFDAYLPWRRNLSDLFQWAESRALCSPPACSAFPRGAISSEAVCKPLCARRPFGLAQEACRSYSHVVLKEVRFFNLEVLYPLLSDPALRLRIVHLVRDPRAVLRSREQTAKALARDNGIVLGTNGKWVEADPELRVVREVCRSHVRIAEAATRKPPPALRGRYRLVRFEDLARAPLPEIRELYAFAGLSLTPQLEAWIHNITHGVGPGARREAFKTTSRDALNVSQAWRHALPFAKIRRVQELCAGALQLLGYRPVFSEDEQRDLSLDLVLPRGPSSFSWASSTAEHPGP